One part of the Cinclus cinclus chromosome 20, bCinCin1.1, whole genome shotgun sequence genome encodes these proteins:
- the SPHK1 gene encoding sphingosine kinase 1: MAAGRRAPPEPGGGPVLLQGIFGAGPAPGAAACSLSLTARELQVRRAGGCSGGSAGPDAALRLADCVGSAAFPAAAAAACFSLVCYPLRGPRWGPPARQRLERTFRVSRGPDAEGNLRIAQAWSRRIRELSVPTVPAQDGDSYGVLPRPCRALVLLNPQSGSGRALDDFQAVVQPMLAEADITTTVFITERPHHAHEKVRDEDLSQWDTLVVMSGDGLLFEVVNGLMERPDWKEAMKKPLCILPGGSGNALAASINYYAGYDHVAKKKLLTNCTFILCKGLYTQMDLVSLSTASGKHFFSFLGFGWGFISDVDIDSEKYRWLGSARFTLGTLQCLAKLRVYQGRLSYLPMATEQSSSPAPRDPRAPVTNGHIPQPAGMDAPGVLPPDSLLVPLGQPVPAHWTVVPEEEFVLVYAIYQSHLGTNLLMAPAARLHDGCIHLFYMKAGISRVTLLKLFLAMSRGTHLDLNCPHLCYVPVRAFRLEPRVAAGIMTVDGEALACEPVQGQVHARLCRVLSGS, from the exons ATGGCCGCCGGCCGCCGCGCTCCCCCGGAGCCCGGCGGGGGCCCGGTGCTACTCCAAGGCATCTTCGGCGCGGGGCCGGCCCCCGGTGCCGCCGCCTGCTCGCTGTCCCTGACGGcccgggagctgcaggtgcgGCGTGCCGGAGGCTGCTCGGGCGGCTCGGCCGGTCCCGACGCCGCGCTCCGCCTGGCCGACTGCGTGGGCTCGGCCGCCTTCCCCgcggccgcggccgccgcctGCTTCTCGCTGGTGTGTTACCCGCTGCGGGGGCCGCGCTGGGGGCCGCCCGCCCGCCAGCGCCTGGAGCGAACCTTCCGCGTCTCCCGGGGTCCCGACGCCGAGGGCAACCTGCGCATCGCCCAGGCCTGGAGCCGCCGTATCCGTGAGCTCTCCGTGCCCACCGTGCCCGCGCAGGACG GTGACAGCTATGGGGTGCTGCCCCGGCCCTGCCGTGCACTGGTACTGCTGAACCCACAGAGCGGCTCTGGCCGTGCCCTTGATGACTTCCAGGCAGTGGTTCAGCCCATGCTGGCCGAGGCTGACATTACCACCACTGTCTTCATCACCG AGAGACCCCACCATGCACATGAGAAGGTGCGAGATGAGGACCTGTCGCAGTGGGACACACTGGTGGTCATGTCTGGGGATGGGCTGCTGTTCGAG GTGGTGAACGGGCTGATGGAGCGTCCGGACTGGAAGGAGGCCATGAAGAAACCACTGTGCATCCTGCCAGGAGGCTCTGGGAATGCCCTGGCTGCCTCTATCAACTACTATGCAGG CTACGACCACGTCGCCAAGAAAAAGCTGCTGACGAACTGCACCTTCATCCTGTGCAAGGGGCTGTACACGCAGATGGACCTGGTGTCGCTGAGCACGGCCTCGGGCAAGCACTTCTTCTCCTTCCTGGGCTTTGGGTGGGGCTTCATCTCGGACGTGGACATCGACAGTGAGAAGTACCGCTGGCTGGGCAGCGCCCGCTTCACCCTGGgcaccctgcagtgcctggccaAGCTCAGGGTGTACCAGGGCCGCCTGTCCTACCTGCCCATGGCCacggagcagagcagctccccgGCACCCCGGGACCCCCGCGCGCCCGTCACCAACGGCCACATCCCGCAGCCGGCGGGGATGGATGCGCCCGGCGTGCTGCCCCCCGACTCGCTGCTGGTGCCGCTGGGCCAGCCCGTGCCGGCGCACTGGACCGTGGTCCCCGAGGAGGAGTTTGTCCTGGTCTATGCCATCTACCAGTCCCACCTGGGCACCAACCTGCTGATGGCGCCCGCGGCCCGGCTGCACGACGGCTGCATCCACCTCTTCTACATGAAGGCCGGCATCAGCCGCGTGACGCTGCTCAAGCTCTTCCTGGCCATGTCCAGGGGGACCCACCTGGACTTGAACTGTCCCCACCTGTGCTACGTCCCCGTCCGGGCGTTCCGCCTGGAGCCGCGGGTGGCCGCGGGCATCATGACAGTGGATGGGGAGGCGCTGGCCTGCGAGCCCGTGCAGGGCCAGGTCCATGCCCGCCTCTGCCGCGTCCTCAGCGGCTCCTGA